In Erythrolamprus reginae isolate rEryReg1 chromosome 10, rEryReg1.hap1, whole genome shotgun sequence, one DNA window encodes the following:
- the LOC139172762 gene encoding transmembrane protein 17B-like codes for MDVELAQLRELSYLPGLAVGRKRTGSHLEQSQTHNGHILLSSLPLQMLLYFNVFFLPFWCLSEAIMLELKFNLLPLYYQCLLVAAYLTIVGAEAARLFLGYVGNLQEKVPELAGFLLLSFVIEMPVLLFILTDHQVIRLPLEMAVHGVLLCFLTSEIVAASFALKDMAKHLARQFYLMQFEGRQSKALIQGVSSAENHRKDQQQITHPAQLPAGAEKSDTSVQEGKIARTISLLKLGQLRPSSYVAGMVQFGRNVFTF; via the exons ATGGACGTAGAGTTGGCCCAACTGAGGGAGCTTTCATACCTGCCCGGCCTGGCAGTGGGAAGAAAGAGGACAGGATCACATCTGGAGCAGAGCCAGACACACAACG GCCACATCCTACTTTCCAGTCTGCCCCTTCAGATGCTGCTCTATTTCAAcgtcttcttcctccccttctggtGTCTGTCGGAGGCAATTATGCTGGAGCTGAAG TTTAACTTGCTGCCCCTTTACTACCAATGCTTGCTGGTTGCTGCGTACCTGACAATTGTCGGAGCAGAAGCTGCCCGCCTCTTCCTTGGATATGTTGGGAATTTGCAAGAAAAG GTTCCAGAGCTGGCTGGATTCCTCCTCCTGTCTTTCGTCATTGAGATGCCCGTCTTGCTGTTTATCCTGACGGACCATCAGGTGATCCGGCTGCCTCTGGAAATGGCAGTGCATGGcgtcctcctctgcttcctcacCTCGGAGATCGTGGCTGCTTCCTTTGCCCTCAAAGACATGGCCAAGCACCTGGCCAGGCAGTTCTACCTGATGCAGTTTGAAGGGC GTCAAAGCAAAGCACTGATTCAGGGAGTCTCCAGTGCTGAAAACCACCGCAAGGATCAGCAGCAGATAACACATCCTGCTCAACTGCCAGCTGGTGCTGAAAAGTCAGATACCTCAG TGCAAGAAGGAAAAATTGCAAGGACTATCAGCCTGCTAAAATTGGGGCAGCTGAGGCCAAGTAGCTATGTTGCTGGCATGGTCCAGTTTGGCCGTAATGTCTTCACCTTTTGA